A DNA window from Bombus vancouverensis nearcticus chromosome 6, iyBomVanc1_principal, whole genome shotgun sequence contains the following coding sequences:
- the Rbp gene encoding RIMS binding protein isoform X3, translating to MQDAVLESILEQMRETEARKADLERQHAEAQNQLHEKIAGRYQGPESVEALQSKIRELEKKTELQMVRHEELSLELTSLRRARSRGPMVGHSTVPTTWPPTGSEIDRIIAKIEQDNSASRMIHDLDHTRGSVTTQQPSVTQGILRSSSENLPNLCQHQHPPPHALNLGMPTQMSHYAGSPMPLTPMMPGCPPLTPNGPPYHYSEAIPPAPSLSTSQSQPVFQQKMQQYQQPQQTHTELQSSHSQSVLQAQQKQQTHTHYTSNQYQESYPHTQTYQQPLQQQQQQQPQHSASTTYLTSSSQSILPHYSQPTQTAQSFQLNGSQQATTYPSLSITSHPNGTYSTGASSFSTQLPHHNFSVPQTSIPQTTLSSLPPYSTSSFHSTLGALTSVPQTALSFSSVPSSFVTSGSTYSTVGTNAFGTSGVSSGTTSTGLLQAISDPLQAMQQLSAQSQVNQLQQQAIIQQIQQSLRASSPTAPATTGHHFLGSRQMPKIPSSILPNPLDRLTNDNIVTEGQVDMLDIPGKGRCYVYIARFTYEPFQHSPNENPEAELPVQGGDYLLVWGQPDEDGFLDAETLDGRRGLVPANFVQKLIGDDLLEFHQAVLGLRDVDDSASTNIPQVSNCYLQDIDLELAALEEGNRNRQAELSAYAELDNIAEEDEQEPPEVYLFSDLVPAPQHLTLERQLNKSVLIGWTAPENTHQLESYHVYVDGVLKVTVKATERTRALVEGVDSTRPHRISVRSVTHSRRTSRDAACTMVIGKDVALGPTAVKASNVTATSAVISWMPSNSNHQHVVCVNNVEVRTVKPGVYRHTITGLAPSTIYRVTVKAKNLRATHFEDQNTQAANNLACHVHFKTLPKGLPDPPVDIQVEAGPQDGTLLVTWQPVALNGSAVTGYAVYADGKKVTDVDSPTGDHALVDIHKLMGLNPKHITVRTKSRESQSGDSCATAIPCSVLRGGTATHLQHGSTHMQDQGQPQPSGTGQVDDPNRHRMGVVGQRYPSTPVPSHIRRHGNTRVDSHGQVIIETDENLSDKEIYPGQSMSQMGVPEITKDSASEANYSEEDDPSRRGRGMPLHHGSQHRYGSQMGQQGLPGTHRPGRMGGPAGRPQDPYYEHSTQGSQRGRTSSYRGRGMQAQGGASHPSSSAQQMNKRTRWFVALFDYDPKRMSPNPDACEEELPFSEGDTIKVYGEKDADGFYWGECHGRRGYVPYNMVEEIKDPNQPGQGQSGRRGRWGDIYASMPVKKMIALYDYDPHELSPNVDSQVELAFQTGNEIYVYGDLDDDGFYMGELNGVRGLVPSNFLTEAPDQPSQGQLPPGNRRPPGQSQGPGVRGPPPPPREPPPTGHRRGKDACIVPVSVPVCHLDSRQQQQQQQPPSLMNNQQHQLQHQQNNPPHLAYQQANHHSYTTVTTSNQHGPTPMGAHQQGPVPPHLQQQGKGRGGAINRGSNVPGGMQGLGQQDYQQQNQPYQQQQQNPQNQNYQPQNQGYQQQGAGFGPQGQQFQQQQPQQQQQQQPNQPYSQQNQGSSMQGNQGTSKPMRGIPTVLPTPQAKAQPNTTQGQQQQQQQQQQQSTGPNLMQKFTEMAGASAGGDILSKGKELIFMKFGLGK from the exons ATGCAGGACGCAGTTCTTGAATCCATCCTCGAG CAAATGCGTGAAACGGAAGCTCGAAAAGCGGATCTGGAGCGCCAACATGCAGAAGCACAGAATCAGCTACACGAAAAGATAGCAGGACGATATCAAGGCCCGGAATCGGTTGAAGCATTGCAATCAAAGATAAGGGAACTTGAAAAGAAGACGGAGTTACAGATGGTCAGGCACGAAGAATTATCCTTGGAATTAACAAGCCTGAGACGTGCACGAAGCAGAGGACCTATGGTGGGTCACTCGACGGTCCCGACTACTTGGCCTCCGACTGGTTCTGAAATTGACAGAATAATAGCAAAGATAGAACAAGATAATAG TGCTAGTAGAATGATACACGATTTGGATCATACTCGAGGATCCGTTACTACGCAACAACCCTCAGTTACACAGGGTATTTTGCGATCTAGCTCGGAAAATCTTCCTAATCTCTGTCAACATCAGCATCCACCTCCACATGCTTTGAACCTAGGAATGCCAACACAGATGAGTCAC TATGCAGGTTCGCCTATGCCCTTAACGCCAATGATGCCAGGCTGTCCACCACTGACTCCGAATGGGCCGCCATATCACTACAGCGAAGCAATTCCACCAGCACCGTCGCTCTCCACTAGTCAATCGCAACCTGTTTTTCAACAAAAGATGCAACAGTATCAACAACCGCAACAGACACATACCGAGTTACAGAGCTCTCATTCTCAAAGTGTTCTGCAGGCACAGCAGAAGCAACAAACGCACACCCATTATACGAGTAATCAGTATCAGGAGAGTTATCCGCATACGCAAACCTATCAGCAGCCGCtccagcagcaacaacagcaacagccaCAACATTCGGCCTCTACAACGTACCTGACGTCATCGAGCCAAAGCATATTACCTCATTATTCCCAGCCCACACAGACCGCCCAAAGTTTTCAATTGAATGGAAGTCAGCAG GCAACGACATATCCAAGTTTGTCCATTACGTCGCATCCAAACGGAACCTATAGTACAGGGGCGAGTAGCTTTAGTACTCAACTACCGCATCACAACTTTTCCGTTCCGCAGACAAGTATCCCACAAACTACGTTATCCTCGTTGCCACCCTATTCGACATCCTCCTTTCACTCTACTTTGGGCGCACTTACCAGTGTACCTCAAACCGCTCTTTCCTTTTCGAGCGTACCGAGCAGTTTCGTCACTAGTGGATCGACCTATTCCACCGTCGGGACCAATGCTTTTGGCACGTCAGGCGTAAGCTCAG GAACCACATCGACAGGCTTATTACAAGCGATAAGCGATCCTCTTCAAGCAATGCAGCAACTATCTGCTCAGTCTCAAGTCAATCAACTTCAACAGCAAGCTATCATCCAGCAGATTCAGCAAAGTTTACGCGCCAGTTCGCCGACAGCACCTGCTACGACGGGTCATCATTTCCTTGGTTCAAGGCAGATGCCAAAGATACCCAGTAGTATACTTCCCAATCCCTTGGATCGACTGACCAATGACAATATTGTAACAGAGGGTCAAGTGGACATGCTGGATATACCCGGCAAAGGCAGATGTTACGTCTATATTGCTCGTTTTACATACGAGCCGTTTCAGCACTCGCCAAACGAAAATCCAGAAGCGGAGTTGCCTGTTCAAGGAGGCGATTATCTTCTTGTTTGGGGACAACCGGACGAAGATGGTTTTCTCGATGCAGAAACTCTTGACGGTAGACGTGGTCTCGTTCCAGCTAATTTCGTCCAAAAATTAATCGGCGATGACCTATTAGAATTTCATCAAGCCGTTCTTGGCCTCAGAGACGTTGATGATTCTGCTTCGACTAATATTCCCCAAGTGAGCAAT TGTTATCTCCAGGATATTGATCTGGAGTTAGCGGCTTTAGAAGAAGGAAATCGAAATCGACAAGCTGAACTATCTGCTTACGCGGAGCTTGATAATATAGCAGAAGAAGACGAACAAGAGCCACCAG AAGTCTACCTGTTTTCGGACCTAGTTCCGGCGCCGCAGCACCTTACACTCGAGCGCCAATTGAACAAGAGCGTCTTAATTGGTTGGACGGCACCAGAAAATACTCATCAGTTGGAGTCCTATCACGTCTACGTGGATGGAGTGTTGAAGGTTACTGTGAAAGCAACTGAGAGGACCAGAGCATTGGTTGAGGGAGTTGATTCCACCAGG CCACACAGGATAAGCGTGCGATCAGTGACGCATTCACGAAGAACGTCTCGCGATGCCGCTTGCACAATGGTGATCGGTAAGGATGTAGCCTTGGGTCCAACTGCTGTCAAGGCGTCGAATGTAACCGCCACCAGTGCTGTCATATCGTGGATGCCGAGCAATAGTAATCATCAACACGTGGTTTGCGTGAATAACGTCGAAGTTAGGACGGTGAAGCCTGGTGTTTACAGACACACAATTACTGGTTTAGCACCCTCGACAATCTATAGGGTGACTGTTAAAGCGAAAAACCTGAGAGCGACACACTTCGAGGACCAAAACACTCAAGCGGCAAATAATTTAGCATGTCACGTCCATTTCAAAACGTTGCCCAAAGGATTACCTGATCCTCCGGTCGATATCCAG GTGGAGGCTGGACCGCAGGACGGCACTTTGCTAGTGACCTGGCAGCCTGTTGCCCTAAACGGTTCGGCCGTCACCGGTTACGCGGTGTATGCCGATGGAAAAAAGGTCACCGACGTAGACAGCCCCACTGGTGACCACGCTCTGGTGGACATACATAAGCTTATGGGCTTGAACCCAAAGCACATCACAGTTAGGACAAAAAGCAGGGAAAGTCAATCGGGCGATAGCTGTGCTACTGCCATTCCTTGTAGCGTTCTTCGTGGCGGGACCGCGACTCATTTGCAACATGGATCTACGCACATGCAAGACCAAGGACAACCTCAGCCTTCTGGTACCGGGCAAGTGGACGACCCGAATAGACATCGTATGGGAGTTGTAGGTCAGAGATATCCATCGACTCCTGTACCATCTCACATAAGGCGACACGGCAATACTAGGGTTGACTCTCACGGCCAAGTTATCATCGAGACTGACGAAAATTTATCCGATAAAGAAATTTATCCTGGACAGAGCATGTCCCAGATGG GAGTTCCAGAGATCACCAAAGATTCGGCAAGCGAAGCGAATTACAGCGAGGAAGATGATCCGTCACGCAGAGGTAGAGGAATGCCACTGCATCATGGCAGCCAACATCGATACGGATCACAAATGGGACAGCAAGGACTTCCTGGGACACATCGACCCGGAAGAATGGGTGGTCCTGCTGGTAGACCTCAAGATCCTTACTATGAACACTCGACACAAG GAAGTCAGAGAGGTAGGACTTCTAGTTACCGTGGAAGGGGGATGCAAGCTCAAGGTGGTGCCAGTCATCCATCGAGCAGTGCACAACAAATGAACAAGAGAACACGCTGGTTTGTTGCTCTATTCGATTATGACCCGAAAAGAATGTCACCCAATCCAGACGCATGCGAAGAAGAATTGCCATTCTCTGAAGGCGATACGATTAAG GTTTACGGTGAAAAAGACGCGGATGGATTTTATTGGGGAGAATGTCATGGTAGACGAGGATACGTTCCTTACAACATGGTTGAAGAAATTAAAGATCCGAACCAGCCAGGACAGGGACAGTCAGGAAGGAGAGGAAGATGGGGAGATATCTACGCTAGCATGCCTGTAAAGAAAATGATAGCACTATACGATTATGACCCTCACGAATTATCTCCCAATGTTGATTCC CAAGTGGAACTGGCATTTCAAACTGGGAATGAAATTTATGTCTATGGTGATTTGGACGATGATGGATTTTATATGGGTGAATTAAATGGTGTGCGTGGCCTAGTACCGAGCAATTTCCTCACTGAAGCGCCTGATCAGCCGTCACAAGGACAACTTCCTCCAGGAAACAGAAGACCTCCTGGTCAAAGTCAAGGACCCGGAGTAAGAGGACCGCCTCCTCCGCCTCGAGAACCTCCTCCTACTGGTCATCGACGAGGCAAAG ATGCCTGCATTGTGCCTGTGTCTGTCCCTGTCTGTCACTTAGACTctagacaacaacaacaacaacaacaaccaccATCACTAATGAACAACCAACAACATCAACTCCAACATCAACAAAACAATCCACCGCATCTAGCGTACCAACAAGCGAATCACCACAGCTACACGACTGTAACCACGTCCAATCAACATGGGCCCACACCTATGGGTGCCCATCAGCAAGGCCCCGTACCACCCCACCTTCAACAGCAG GGGAAGGGGAGGGGAGGCGCGATCAATCGTGGTAGTAATGTGCCAGGAGGTATGCAGGGCCTTGGTCAGCAAGATTATCAGCAACAGAATCAACCGTACCAGCAGCAACAGCAGAATCCGCAGAACCAAAACTATCAACCACAGAATCAAGGTTATCAACAACAGGGTGCAGGATTCGGTCCCCAAGGCCAACAATTCCAGCAGCAACAGCctcagcagcagcaacagcaacaaccgAATCAGCCTTATTCGCAACAGAACCAAGGTTCCTCTATGCAAGGCAATCAGGGCACGAGTAAGCCGATGAGAGGAATACCAACGGTGTTACCGACGCCTCAAGCGAAGGCGCAACCGAATACTACTCAAGgccaacaacagcaacaacagcagcaacagcagcagagTACAGGGCCGAATCTGATGCAAAAATTCACGGAGATGGCCGGTGCGAGCGCTGGCGGCGATATCCTGTCGAAAGGGAAAGAACTGATTTTCATGAAGTTCGGACTAGGCAAGTGA
- the Rbp gene encoding RIMS binding protein isoform X2, which produces MLQCCGVGGGASTAPQAPQLQDTGSAVGITTSTKTTIMQDAVLESILEQMRETEARKADLERQHAEAQNQLHEKIAGRYQGPESVEALQSKIRELEKKTELQMVRHEELSLELTSLRRARSRGPMVGHSTVPTTWPPTGSEIDRIIAKIEQDNSASRMIHDLDHTRGSVTTQQPSVTQGILRSSSENLPNLCQHQHPPPHALNLGMPTQMSHYAGSPMPLTPMMPGCPPLTPNGPPYHYSEAIPPAPSLSTSQSQPVFQQKMQQYQQPQQTHTELQSSHSQSVLQAQQKQQTHTHYTSNQYQESYPHTQTYQQPLQQQQQQQPQHSASTTYLTSSSQSILPHYSQPTQTAQSFQLNGSQQATTYPSLSITSHPNGTYSTGASSFSTQLPHHNFSVPQTSIPQTTLSSLPPYSTSSFHSTLGALTSVPQTALSFSSVPSSFVTSGSTYSTVGTNAFGTSGVSSGTTSTGLLQAISDPLQAMQQLSAQSQVNQLQQQAIIQQIQQSLRASSPTAPATTGHHFLGSRQMPKIPSSILPNPLDRLTNDNIVTEGQVDMLDIPGKGRCYVYIARFTYEPFQHSPNENPEAELPVQGGDYLLVWGQPDEDGFLDAETLDGRRGLVPANFVQKLIGDDLLEFHQAVLGLRDVDDSASTNIPQVSNCYLQDIDLELAALEEGNRNRQAELSAYAELDNIAEEDEQEPPVPAPQHLTLERQLNKSVLIGWTAPENTHQLESYHVYVDGVLKVTVKATERTRALVEGVDSTRPHRISVRSVTHSRRTSRDAACTMVIGKDVALGPTAVKASNVTATSAVISWMPSNSNHQHVVCVNNVEVRTVKPGVYRHTITGLAPSTIYRVTVKAKNLRATHFEDQNTQAANNLACHVHFKTLPKGLPDPPVDIQVEAGPQDGTLLVTWQPVALNGSAVTGYAVYADGKKVTDVDSPTGDHALVDIHKLMGLNPKHITVRTKSRESQSGDSCATAIPCSVLRGGTATHLQHGSTHMQDQGQPQPSGTGQVDDPNRHRMGVVGQRYPSTPVPSHIRRHGNTRVDSHGQVIIETDENLSDKEIYPGQSMSQMGVPEITKDSASEANYSEEDDPSRRGRGMPLHHGSQHRYGSQMGQQGLPGTHRPGRMGGPAGRPQDPYYEHSTQGSQRGRTSSYRGRGMQAQGGASHPSSSAQQMNKRTRWFVALFDYDPKRMSPNPDACEEELPFSEGDTIKVYGEKDADGFYWGECHGRRGYVPYNMVEEIKDPNQPGQGQSGRRGRWGDIYASMPVKKMIALYDYDPHELSPNVDSQVELAFQTGNEIYVYGDLDDDGFYMGELNGVRGLVPSNFLTEAPDQPSQGQLPPGNRRPPGQSQGPGVRGPPPPPREPPPTGHRRGKDACIVPVSVPVCHLDSRQQQQQQQPPSLMNNQQHQLQHQQNNPPHLAYQQANHHSYTTVTTSNQHGPTPMGAHQQGPVPPHLQQQGKGRGGAINRGSNVPGGMQGLGQQDYQQQNQPYQQQQQNPQNQNYQPQNQGYQQQGAGFGPQGQQFQQQQPQQQQQQQPNQPYSQQNQGSSMQGNQGTSKPMRGIPTVLPTPQAKAQPNTTQGQQQQQQQQQQQSTGPNLMQKFTEMAGASAGGDILSKGKELIFMKFGLGK; this is translated from the exons ATGTTGCAGTGCTGTGGTGTTGGAGGTGGCGCTTCCACGGCACCTCAGGCTCCGCAGCTGCAGGATACCGGATCTGCTGTCGGGATTACCACCTCCACGAAAACCACCATCATGCAGGACGCAGTTCTTGAATCCATCCTCGAG CAAATGCGTGAAACGGAAGCTCGAAAAGCGGATCTGGAGCGCCAACATGCAGAAGCACAGAATCAGCTACACGAAAAGATAGCAGGACGATATCAAGGCCCGGAATCGGTTGAAGCATTGCAATCAAAGATAAGGGAACTTGAAAAGAAGACGGAGTTACAGATGGTCAGGCACGAAGAATTATCCTTGGAATTAACAAGCCTGAGACGTGCACGAAGCAGAGGACCTATGGTGGGTCACTCGACGGTCCCGACTACTTGGCCTCCGACTGGTTCTGAAATTGACAGAATAATAGCAAAGATAGAACAAGATAATAG TGCTAGTAGAATGATACACGATTTGGATCATACTCGAGGATCCGTTACTACGCAACAACCCTCAGTTACACAGGGTATTTTGCGATCTAGCTCGGAAAATCTTCCTAATCTCTGTCAACATCAGCATCCACCTCCACATGCTTTGAACCTAGGAATGCCAACACAGATGAGTCAC TATGCAGGTTCGCCTATGCCCTTAACGCCAATGATGCCAGGCTGTCCACCACTGACTCCGAATGGGCCGCCATATCACTACAGCGAAGCAATTCCACCAGCACCGTCGCTCTCCACTAGTCAATCGCAACCTGTTTTTCAACAAAAGATGCAACAGTATCAACAACCGCAACAGACACATACCGAGTTACAGAGCTCTCATTCTCAAAGTGTTCTGCAGGCACAGCAGAAGCAACAAACGCACACCCATTATACGAGTAATCAGTATCAGGAGAGTTATCCGCATACGCAAACCTATCAGCAGCCGCtccagcagcaacaacagcaacagccaCAACATTCGGCCTCTACAACGTACCTGACGTCATCGAGCCAAAGCATATTACCTCATTATTCCCAGCCCACACAGACCGCCCAAAGTTTTCAATTGAATGGAAGTCAGCAG GCAACGACATATCCAAGTTTGTCCATTACGTCGCATCCAAACGGAACCTATAGTACAGGGGCGAGTAGCTTTAGTACTCAACTACCGCATCACAACTTTTCCGTTCCGCAGACAAGTATCCCACAAACTACGTTATCCTCGTTGCCACCCTATTCGACATCCTCCTTTCACTCTACTTTGGGCGCACTTACCAGTGTACCTCAAACCGCTCTTTCCTTTTCGAGCGTACCGAGCAGTTTCGTCACTAGTGGATCGACCTATTCCACCGTCGGGACCAATGCTTTTGGCACGTCAGGCGTAAGCTCAG GAACCACATCGACAGGCTTATTACAAGCGATAAGCGATCCTCTTCAAGCAATGCAGCAACTATCTGCTCAGTCTCAAGTCAATCAACTTCAACAGCAAGCTATCATCCAGCAGATTCAGCAAAGTTTACGCGCCAGTTCGCCGACAGCACCTGCTACGACGGGTCATCATTTCCTTGGTTCAAGGCAGATGCCAAAGATACCCAGTAGTATACTTCCCAATCCCTTGGATCGACTGACCAATGACAATATTGTAACAGAGGGTCAAGTGGACATGCTGGATATACCCGGCAAAGGCAGATGTTACGTCTATATTGCTCGTTTTACATACGAGCCGTTTCAGCACTCGCCAAACGAAAATCCAGAAGCGGAGTTGCCTGTTCAAGGAGGCGATTATCTTCTTGTTTGGGGACAACCGGACGAAGATGGTTTTCTCGATGCAGAAACTCTTGACGGTAGACGTGGTCTCGTTCCAGCTAATTTCGTCCAAAAATTAATCGGCGATGACCTATTAGAATTTCATCAAGCCGTTCTTGGCCTCAGAGACGTTGATGATTCTGCTTCGACTAATATTCCCCAAGTGAGCAAT TGTTATCTCCAGGATATTGATCTGGAGTTAGCGGCTTTAGAAGAAGGAAATCGAAATCGACAAGCTGAACTATCTGCTTACGCGGAGCTTGATAATATAGCAGAAGAAGACGAACAAGAGCCACCAG TTCCGGCGCCGCAGCACCTTACACTCGAGCGCCAATTGAACAAGAGCGTCTTAATTGGTTGGACGGCACCAGAAAATACTCATCAGTTGGAGTCCTATCACGTCTACGTGGATGGAGTGTTGAAGGTTACTGTGAAAGCAACTGAGAGGACCAGAGCATTGGTTGAGGGAGTTGATTCCACCAGG CCACACAGGATAAGCGTGCGATCAGTGACGCATTCACGAAGAACGTCTCGCGATGCCGCTTGCACAATGGTGATCGGTAAGGATGTAGCCTTGGGTCCAACTGCTGTCAAGGCGTCGAATGTAACCGCCACCAGTGCTGTCATATCGTGGATGCCGAGCAATAGTAATCATCAACACGTGGTTTGCGTGAATAACGTCGAAGTTAGGACGGTGAAGCCTGGTGTTTACAGACACACAATTACTGGTTTAGCACCCTCGACAATCTATAGGGTGACTGTTAAAGCGAAAAACCTGAGAGCGACACACTTCGAGGACCAAAACACTCAAGCGGCAAATAATTTAGCATGTCACGTCCATTTCAAAACGTTGCCCAAAGGATTACCTGATCCTCCGGTCGATATCCAG GTGGAGGCTGGACCGCAGGACGGCACTTTGCTAGTGACCTGGCAGCCTGTTGCCCTAAACGGTTCGGCCGTCACCGGTTACGCGGTGTATGCCGATGGAAAAAAGGTCACCGACGTAGACAGCCCCACTGGTGACCACGCTCTGGTGGACATACATAAGCTTATGGGCTTGAACCCAAAGCACATCACAGTTAGGACAAAAAGCAGGGAAAGTCAATCGGGCGATAGCTGTGCTACTGCCATTCCTTGTAGCGTTCTTCGTGGCGGGACCGCGACTCATTTGCAACATGGATCTACGCACATGCAAGACCAAGGACAACCTCAGCCTTCTGGTACCGGGCAAGTGGACGACCCGAATAGACATCGTATGGGAGTTGTAGGTCAGAGATATCCATCGACTCCTGTACCATCTCACATAAGGCGACACGGCAATACTAGGGTTGACTCTCACGGCCAAGTTATCATCGAGACTGACGAAAATTTATCCGATAAAGAAATTTATCCTGGACAGAGCATGTCCCAGATGG GAGTTCCAGAGATCACCAAAGATTCGGCAAGCGAAGCGAATTACAGCGAGGAAGATGATCCGTCACGCAGAGGTAGAGGAATGCCACTGCATCATGGCAGCCAACATCGATACGGATCACAAATGGGACAGCAAGGACTTCCTGGGACACATCGACCCGGAAGAATGGGTGGTCCTGCTGGTAGACCTCAAGATCCTTACTATGAACACTCGACACAAG GAAGTCAGAGAGGTAGGACTTCTAGTTACCGTGGAAGGGGGATGCAAGCTCAAGGTGGTGCCAGTCATCCATCGAGCAGTGCACAACAAATGAACAAGAGAACACGCTGGTTTGTTGCTCTATTCGATTATGACCCGAAAAGAATGTCACCCAATCCAGACGCATGCGAAGAAGAATTGCCATTCTCTGAAGGCGATACGATTAAG GTTTACGGTGAAAAAGACGCGGATGGATTTTATTGGGGAGAATGTCATGGTAGACGAGGATACGTTCCTTACAACATGGTTGAAGAAATTAAAGATCCGAACCAGCCAGGACAGGGACAGTCAGGAAGGAGAGGAAGATGGGGAGATATCTACGCTAGCATGCCTGTAAAGAAAATGATAGCACTATACGATTATGACCCTCACGAATTATCTCCCAATGTTGATTCC CAAGTGGAACTGGCATTTCAAACTGGGAATGAAATTTATGTCTATGGTGATTTGGACGATGATGGATTTTATATGGGTGAATTAAATGGTGTGCGTGGCCTAGTACCGAGCAATTTCCTCACTGAAGCGCCTGATCAGCCGTCACAAGGACAACTTCCTCCAGGAAACAGAAGACCTCCTGGTCAAAGTCAAGGACCCGGAGTAAGAGGACCGCCTCCTCCGCCTCGAGAACCTCCTCCTACTGGTCATCGACGAGGCAAAG ATGCCTGCATTGTGCCTGTGTCTGTCCCTGTCTGTCACTTAGACTctagacaacaacaacaacaacaacaaccaccATCACTAATGAACAACCAACAACATCAACTCCAACATCAACAAAACAATCCACCGCATCTAGCGTACCAACAAGCGAATCACCACAGCTACACGACTGTAACCACGTCCAATCAACATGGGCCCACACCTATGGGTGCCCATCAGCAAGGCCCCGTACCACCCCACCTTCAACAGCAG GGGAAGGGGAGGGGAGGCGCGATCAATCGTGGTAGTAATGTGCCAGGAGGTATGCAGGGCCTTGGTCAGCAAGATTATCAGCAACAGAATCAACCGTACCAGCAGCAACAGCAGAATCCGCAGAACCAAAACTATCAACCACAGAATCAAGGTTATCAACAACAGGGTGCAGGATTCGGTCCCCAAGGCCAACAATTCCAGCAGCAACAGCctcagcagcagcaacagcaacaaccgAATCAGCCTTATTCGCAACAGAACCAAGGTTCCTCTATGCAAGGCAATCAGGGCACGAGTAAGCCGATGAGAGGAATACCAACGGTGTTACCGACGCCTCAAGCGAAGGCGCAACCGAATACTACTCAAGgccaacaacagcaacaacagcagcaacagcagcagagTACAGGGCCGAATCTGATGCAAAAATTCACGGAGATGGCCGGTGCGAGCGCTGGCGGCGATATCCTGTCGAAAGGGAAAGAACTGATTTTCATGAAGTTCGGACTAGGCAAGTGA